The following proteins are co-located in the Citrobacter freundii ATCC 8090 = MTCC 1658 = NBRC 12681 genome:
- the wzzE gene encoding ECA polysaccharide chain length modulation protein, with protein MTQPLPGEHAMSAENELDIRGLFRTLWTGKVWIVGMALAFALVALAYTFFARQEWSATAISDRPTVNMLGGYYSQQQFLRNLDIKASLASADQPSVMDEAYKEFIMQLASWDTRREFWQQTDYYKQRMVGNSKADAAMLDELINNIQFMPGDAVRNTNDSVKLIAETAPDANNLLRQYVAFASQRAARHLNDELKGAWAARTVQMKAQVKRQEEVAKSIFSRRVHNIEQALKIAEQHNISRTSTDVPAEELPDSELFLLGRPMLQARLENLQSVGPDFDLDYFQNRAMLNTLNVGPTLDPRFQTYRYLRTPEEPVKRDSPRRAFLMIMWGIVGALIGAGVALTRRRTI; from the coding sequence ATGACACAACCATTACCGGGGGAACATGCCATGAGCGCTGAAAATGAACTGGACATCCGTGGGTTGTTTCGTACTTTGTGGACAGGGAAGGTGTGGATCGTCGGTATGGCTCTCGCCTTCGCGTTAGTCGCTCTCGCCTATACGTTCTTTGCTCGTCAGGAGTGGAGTGCGACGGCGATTTCAGACAGGCCAACGGTCAATATGTTGGGCGGCTATTACTCTCAGCAGCAGTTTTTGCGTAACCTGGACATCAAGGCCAGTCTTGCATCTGCGGATCAACCGTCAGTGATGGATGAAGCCTATAAAGAATTTATTATGCAGCTTGCCTCATGGGATACGCGCCGTGAATTCTGGCAGCAGACAGATTACTACAAGCAACGTATGGTGGGTAACAGCAAAGCCGATGCGGCGATGCTGGATGAACTGATCAATAACATTCAGTTTATGCCTGGCGATGCGGTTCGTAATACCAACGACAGCGTGAAGCTGATTGCCGAGACGGCGCCTGATGCCAACAATTTGCTGCGTCAGTACGTGGCGTTTGCCAGCCAGCGCGCAGCGCGTCATCTGAATGATGAGTTGAAGGGCGCCTGGGCTGCACGCACCGTGCAGATGAAGGCGCAGGTTAAACGTCAGGAGGAAGTGGCGAAATCGATCTTCTCTCGCCGTGTTCACAACATTGAGCAGGCGCTCAAAATTGCGGAACAGCATAATATTTCGCGTACTTCTACGGATGTTCCTGCTGAGGAATTACCGGATTCTGAACTGTTCTTGCTTGGACGTCCTATGCTGCAGGCGCGACTCGAGAACCTGCAATCTGTTGGTCCTGATTTCGATCTGGACTACTTCCAAAACCGGGCCATGCTTAACACACTGAACGTTGGGCCAACGCTGGATCCGCGTTTTCAGACCTATCGTTATTTGCGTACGCCGGAAGAACCGGTAAAACGTGACAGCCCTCGTCGTGCTTTCCTGATGATTATGTGGGGCATCGTTGGGGCTCTGATCGGTGCTGGTGTCGCGTTAACCCGCCGCCGCACGATCTAG
- the wecA gene encoding UDP-N-acetylglucosamine--undecaprenyl-phosphate N-acetylglucosaminephosphotransferase, translating to MNLLTASTDLISIFLFTTLFLFFARKVAKKIGLVDKPNFRKRHQGLIPLVGGISVYAGICFTFLIADYYIPHATLYLACAGVLVFIGALDDRFDISVKIRATIQALIGIIMMSVGKLYLLSLGYIFGPWEMVLGPFGYFLTLFAVWAAINAFNMVDGIDGLLGGLSSVSFAAMGLILWFDGQTSLAIWCFAMIAAILPYILLNLGILGRRYKVFMGDAGSTLIGFTVIWILLETTQGPTHPISPVTALWIIAIPLMDMVAIMYRRLRKGMSPFSPDRQHIHHLIMRAGFTSRQAFVLITLAAAILASIGVLAEYSRIVPEWVMLVLFLLAFVLYDICIKRAWKVARFIKRWKRKLRRNRDSKPNLTK from the coding sequence GTGAATTTACTGACAGCAAGTACTGATCTCATCAGTATTTTTTTATTCACAACGCTGTTTCTTTTCTTTGCCCGCAAGGTTGCGAAAAAGATTGGATTGGTGGATAAACCCAACTTCCGTAAACGTCATCAGGGACTGATTCCGCTGGTTGGGGGGATTTCGGTTTACGCAGGCATTTGCTTTACCTTCCTCATCGCCGATTATTATATCCCGCATGCTACTCTCTACCTGGCCTGTGCCGGTGTACTGGTGTTTATCGGTGCCCTGGACGATCGTTTTGATATCAGTGTAAAAATCCGCGCGACCATCCAGGCCCTTATTGGCATCATTATGATGTCAGTGGGCAAACTCTATCTGCTAAGCCTTGGCTATATTTTCGGCCCCTGGGAGATGGTGCTCGGTCCTTTTGGTTATTTCCTGACCCTGTTTGCCGTTTGGGCGGCGATTAACGCCTTCAATATGGTCGATGGGATCGATGGTCTGCTCGGTGGGCTATCCAGCGTCTCATTCGCCGCGATGGGGCTTATTCTGTGGTTCGATGGCCAGACAAGCCTGGCAATCTGGTGTTTTGCCATGATCGCCGCCATTCTGCCTTACATCCTGCTGAACCTGGGGATTCTCGGACGCCGCTATAAAGTCTTTATGGGGGATGCGGGAAGTACGTTGATTGGCTTCACGGTGATTTGGATTCTGCTGGAGACTACCCAGGGGCCAACGCATCCTATTAGCCCGGTCACGGCTCTGTGGATTATTGCCATTCCTTTAATGGATATGGTGGCAATTATGTATCGCCGTTTACGTAAAGGCATGAGTCCTTTCTCCCCGGATCGCCAACATATTCACCATTTAATCATGCGCGCCGGGTTTACTTCCCGACAGGCTTTTGTCCTGATTACGCTGGCTGCTGCGATCCTGGCTTCTATCGGCGTGTTGGCTGAATATTCTCGTATTGTCCCGGAATGGGTGATGTTGGTGCTCTTTTTACTGGCGTTTGTCCTGTACGACATCTGTATAAAACGCGCCTGGAAGGTGGCGAGATTTATCAAACGCTGGAAGCGCAAGTTGCGTAGAAACCGTGACAGTAAACCAAACTTAACCAAATAA
- the rho gene encoding transcription termination factor Rho produces the protein MNLTELKNTPVSELITLGENMGLENLARMRKQDIIFAILKQHAKSGEDIFGDGVLEILQDGFGFLRSADSSYLAGPDDIYVSPSQIRRFNLRTGDTISGKIRPPKEGERYFALLKVNEVNYDKPENARNKILFENLTPLHANSRLRMERGNGSTEDLTARVLDLASPIGRGQRGLIVAPPKAGKTMLLQNIAQSIAYNHPDCVLMVLLIDERPEEVTEMQRLVKGEVVASTFDEPASRHVQVAEMVIEKAKRLVEHKKDVIILLDSITRLARAYNTVVPASGKVLTGGVDANALHRPKRFFGAARNVEEGGSLTIIATALIDTGSKMDEVIYEEFKGTGNMELHLSRKIAEKRVFPAIDYNRSGTRKEELLTTQEELQKMWILRKIIHPMGEIDAMEFLINKLAMTKTNDDFFDMMKRS, from the coding sequence ATGAATCTTACCGAATTAAAGAATACGCCGGTTTCTGAGCTGATCACTCTCGGCGAAAATATGGGCCTTGAAAACCTGGCTCGTATGCGCAAGCAGGACATTATTTTTGCCATCCTGAAGCAGCACGCAAAGAGTGGCGAAGATATCTTTGGTGACGGTGTGCTGGAGATATTGCAGGATGGATTTGGTTTCCTCCGCTCTGCAGACAGCTCCTACCTCGCCGGTCCTGATGACATCTACGTTTCTCCCAGCCAAATCCGCCGTTTCAACCTCCGCACTGGTGATACCATTTCTGGTAAGATTCGCCCGCCGAAAGAAGGTGAACGCTACTTTGCGCTGTTGAAAGTTAACGAAGTTAACTACGACAAACCAGAAAACGCCCGTAACAAAATCCTCTTTGAGAACTTAACGCCGCTGCACGCAAACTCTCGTCTGCGTATGGAACGTGGTAACGGTTCTACTGAAGATTTAACGGCGCGTGTACTGGATCTGGCATCGCCGATCGGTCGTGGCCAACGTGGTCTGATTGTTGCTCCGCCGAAAGCGGGTAAAACCATGCTGCTGCAGAACATCGCGCAGAGCATTGCATACAATCATCCTGACTGCGTGTTGATGGTGCTGCTGATTGACGAACGTCCGGAAGAAGTTACCGAGATGCAGCGTCTGGTGAAAGGTGAAGTGGTTGCGTCTACCTTTGACGAACCAGCCTCCCGCCACGTTCAGGTTGCGGAAATGGTTATCGAGAAGGCGAAACGTCTGGTTGAACACAAGAAAGACGTTATCATTCTGCTTGACTCCATCACCCGTCTGGCACGTGCATATAACACCGTGGTTCCTGCTTCCGGTAAAGTACTGACCGGTGGTGTGGACGCCAACGCCCTGCATCGTCCGAAGCGTTTCTTTGGTGCTGCACGTAACGTGGAAGAGGGCGGTAGCCTGACCATCATCGCGACTGCGCTGATTGATACCGGCTCTAAAATGGATGAAGTTATCTATGAAGAGTTTAAAGGTACCGGCAACATGGAACTGCACCTCTCTCGTAAGATTGCTGAAAAACGCGTCTTCCCGGCTATCGACTACAACCGTTCCGGTACCCGTAAAGAAGAGCTGCTCACTACCCAGGAAGAGCTGCAGAAAATGTGGATCCTGCGCAAAATCATCCATCCTATGGGTGAAATCGACGCAATGGAATTCCTCATTAACAAACTGGCGATGACCAAGACCAATGACGACTTCTTCGATATGATGAAGCGTTCCTGA
- a CDS encoding rho operon leader peptide, with translation MLPVVSRARSGQIPGLSLNPSCRFSSAYFPVTRQRTDMS, from the coding sequence ATACTTCCCGTTGTTTCTCGCGCGAGAAGTGGACAGATTCCTGGCTTGTCACTCAATCCGTCTTGTCGTTTCAGTTCTGCGTACTTTCCTGTGACCAGACAGCGAACAGACATGAGTTGA
- the trxA gene encoding thioredoxin TrxA, protein MSDKIIHLTDDSFDTDVLKADGAILVDFWAEWCGPCKMIAPILDEIADEYQGKLTVAKLNIDQNPGTAPKYGIRGIPTLLLFKNGEVAATKVGALSKGQLKEFLDANLA, encoded by the coding sequence ATGAGCGATAAAATTATTCACCTGACTGACGACAGTTTTGACACGGATGTACTCAAAGCGGACGGAGCAATCCTCGTTGATTTCTGGGCAGAGTGGTGCGGTCCGTGCAAAATGATCGCTCCGATTCTGGATGAAATCGCTGACGAATATCAGGGCAAACTGACGGTTGCTAAATTGAACATTGACCAAAACCCAGGCACCGCGCCGAAGTATGGTATCCGTGGCATCCCGACCCTGTTGCTGTTTAAAAACGGCGAAGTTGCGGCGACAAAAGTCGGCGCGCTGTCCAAAGGTCAGTTGAAAGAATTCCTCGACGCTAATTTAGCGTAA
- the rhlB gene encoding ATP-dependent RNA helicase RhlB: MSKTHLTEQKFSDFALHPKVIEALENKGFHNCTPIQALALPLTLAGRDVAGQAQTGTGKTMAFLTSTFHYLLSHPAIADRKVNQPRALIMAPTRELAVQIHADAEPLAQTTGLKLGLAYGGDGYDKQLKVLESGVDILIGTTGRLIDYAKQNHINLGAIQVVVLDEADRMYDLGFIKDIRWLFRRMPPTTQRLNMLFSATLSYRVRELAFEQMNNAEYVEVEPEQKTGHRIKEELFYPSNEEKMRLLQTLIEEEWPDRAIVFANTKHRCEDIWGSLAADGHRVGLLTGDVAQKKRLRILDEFTRGDIDILVATDVAARGLHIPAVTHVFNYDLPDDCEDYVHRIGRTGRAGASGHSISLACEEYALNLPAIETYIGHSIPVSKYNPDALMTDLPKPLRLTRPRTGNGPRRTGGAPRNRRRSG; encoded by the coding sequence ATGAGCAAAACACATTTAACAGAACAGAAGTTTTCCGACTTCGCCCTGCACCCAAAGGTGATAGAAGCCCTTGAAAACAAAGGCTTTCATAACTGTACGCCCATTCAGGCCCTCGCGCTGCCGCTAACGCTGGCTGGTCGTGATGTTGCCGGGCAGGCGCAAACCGGTACCGGAAAAACGATGGCGTTCCTGACGTCAACGTTTCATTATCTTCTCTCTCATCCCGCGATTGCCGATCGCAAGGTGAACCAACCGCGTGCGTTAATTATGGCGCCAACGCGTGAGTTAGCCGTGCAGATCCACGCCGATGCCGAGCCGCTGGCACAGACCACTGGTCTGAAATTAGGCCTGGCGTATGGCGGCGACGGTTACGATAAACAGCTGAAAGTGCTGGAAAGCGGCGTCGATATTCTTATCGGCACGACCGGTCGTCTTATCGACTATGCAAAACAGAACCACATTAATCTGGGCGCGATTCAGGTCGTGGTGCTGGATGAAGCCGATCGTATGTACGATCTGGGCTTTATTAAAGATATCCGTTGGCTGTTCCGTCGTATGCCGCCAACCACCCAACGTCTGAATATGCTGTTTTCTGCAACCCTCTCTTACCGCGTTCGCGAACTGGCGTTCGAACAAATGAATAACGCTGAGTACGTTGAAGTCGAACCGGAACAGAAAACTGGCCATCGCATTAAAGAAGAGCTCTTCTACCCCTCCAACGAAGAGAAAATGCGTTTACTGCAAACGCTGATTGAAGAAGAGTGGCCAGATCGCGCCATTGTTTTTGCTAACACCAAGCATCGTTGTGAAGATATCTGGGGCAGCCTTGCTGCAGACGGCCATCGTGTCGGTCTGCTGACCGGTGACGTGGCGCAGAAAAAACGTCTGCGAATCCTCGATGAATTCACCCGTGGCGATATCGACATTCTCGTTGCGACGGATGTTGCTGCACGTGGTCTGCATATCCCAGCCGTAACGCACGTATTTAACTATGACCTGCCGGATGACTGTGAAGATTACGTTCACCGTATTGGTCGTACCGGTCGTGCTGGTGCAAGCGGTCACTCTATCAGCCTCGCTTGTGAAGAGTACGCGCTGAATTTACCCGCAATTGAGACCTATATCGGCCACTCGATTCCGGTCAGCAAATATAACCCGGATGCGCTGATGACCGATCTGCCGAAGCCTTTGCGCTTAACGCGCCCGCGCACAGGCAATGGCCCACGCCGTACCGGTGGTGCTCCGCGTAATCGTCGTCGTTCAGGTTAA
- the gppA gene encoding guanosine-5'-triphosphate,3'-diphosphate diphosphatase has product MNSTSLYAAIDLGSNSFHMLVVREVAGSIQTLTRIKRKVRLAAGLNGDNELSVEAMERGWQCLRLFAERLQDIPHPQIRVVATATLRIAVNADVFIAKAQEILGCPVQVISGEEEARLIYQGVAHTTGGADQRLVVDIGGASTELVTGSGAQTTSLFSLSMGCVTWLERYFTDRNLAQENFDEAEKAAREVLRPVADKLRFHGWKVCVGASGTVQALQEIMMAQGMDERITLAKLQQLKQRAIHCGRLEELEIEGLTLERALVFPSGLAILIAIFTELNIQCMTLAGGALREGLVYGMLHLAVDQDIRSRTLRNIQRRFMVDTEQAHRVANLATKFLDQVEKKWHLEPISRELLISACQLHEIGLSVDFKQAPQHAAYLVRNLDLPGFTPAQKKLLATLLLNQTNPVDLSSLHQQNAVPPRIAEHLCRLLRLAIIFASRRRDDLVPEIQLDARNEHLTVTLPEGWLEHHPLGKELIDQESQWQSYVHWPLDVH; this is encoded by the coding sequence ATGAATTCTACTTCGCTGTATGCGGCAATCGATCTCGGATCAAATAGTTTTCATATGCTGGTTGTACGTGAGGTGGCAGGAAGCATCCAGACGCTCACTCGTATCAAACGCAAAGTGCGTCTGGCTGCTGGACTCAACGGTGACAACGAGCTCTCTGTTGAAGCGATGGAGCGCGGCTGGCAATGTTTGCGCCTGTTTGCAGAACGTCTGCAGGATATTCCGCATCCACAAATCCGCGTGGTCGCCACGGCAACATTACGCATCGCCGTAAATGCCGATGTGTTTATTGCTAAAGCGCAAGAGATCCTCGGCTGCCCTGTCCAGGTGATTAGCGGTGAAGAAGAAGCGCGCCTGATTTATCAAGGTGTGGCCCACACTACCGGCGGCGCAGATCAGCGTCTGGTCGTCGACATTGGCGGGGCCAGCACAGAGTTGGTTACCGGTTCTGGCGCGCAAACCACTTCCCTGTTCAGCCTGTCAATGGGCTGCGTCACCTGGCTCGAACGCTATTTTACCGATCGTAATCTGGCACAGGAAAACTTTGACGAGGCCGAGAAAGCGGCTCGCGAAGTTCTGCGCCCGGTCGCCGACAAACTGCGTTTTCATGGCTGGAAAGTTTGCGTTGGTGCCTCTGGCACCGTCCAGGCGTTGCAGGAAATCATGATGGCGCAGGGCATGGATGAGCGCATTACGCTGGCCAAACTTCAGCAGCTTAAGCAGCGCGCCATTCACTGCGGTCGTCTGGAAGAGCTAGAGATCGAAGGGTTAACGCTGGAACGTGCGCTGGTTTTCCCCAGCGGGCTGGCCATTTTGATTGCTATTTTCACCGAACTGAACATTCAATGCATGACCCTGGCCGGCGGCGCATTACGTGAAGGTCTGGTCTACGGTATGCTGCATCTGGCGGTGGATCAGGATATTCGTAGCCGCACATTACGCAATATCCAGCGTCGCTTTATGGTCGATACAGAGCAAGCACATCGCGTTGCCAATTTGGCGACTAAATTTCTCGATCAGGTAGAAAAAAAGTGGCATCTTGAACCGATTAGCCGCGAATTACTGATTAGTGCCTGTCAGCTGCATGAAATTGGCCTAAGCGTTGATTTTAAACAGGCACCACAGCATGCCGCTTATCTGGTGCGCAATCTCGATCTCCCGGGTTTTACCCCTGCGCAAAAGAAACTGCTAGCGACGCTGTTACTCAACCAGACCAATCCCGTCGATCTCTCTTCGCTCCACCAGCAAAACGCAGTGCCGCCGCGCATCGCGGAGCATCTTTGTCGTTTGCTACGCCTGGCGATCATCTTCGCCAGTCGTCGCCGTGACGATCTTGTGCCGGAAATTCAATTGGATGCAAGAAACGAGCACCTGACGGTCACTCTACCAGAAGGCTGGCTGGAACATCATCCGCTGGGTAAAGAGTTAATCGATCAGGAAAGCCAGTGGCAAAGCTATGTCCACTGGCCGCTGGACGTTCATTAG
- the rep gene encoding DNA helicase Rep encodes MRLNPGQQQAVEFVTGPCLVLAGAGSGKTRVITNKIAHLIRECGYQARHIAAVTFTNKAAREMKERVAQTLGRKEARGLMISTFHTLGLDIIKREYAALGMKSNFSLFDDTDQVALLKELTEGLIEDDKLILQQLISTISNWKNDLMTPAQAAASAKGERDRIFAHCYGLYDAHMKACNVLDFDDLILLPTLLLQRNEEVRERWQNRIRYLLVDEYQDTNTSQYELVKLLVGKRARFTVVGDDDQSIYSWRGARPQNLVLLSKDFPALQVVKLEQNYRSSGRILKAANILIANNPHVFEKRLFSELGYGAELKVLSANNEEHEAERVTGELIAHHFVNKTQYKDYAILYRGNHQSRVFEKFLMQNRIPYKISGGTSFFSRPEIKDLLAYLRVLSNPDDDSAFLRIVNTPKREIGPATLQKLGEWAMTRNKSLFTASFDMGLSQTLTGRGYDSLTRFTHWLGEIQRLAEREPVAAVRDLIHGIDYESWLYETSPSPKAAEMRMKNVNTLFSWMTEMLEGSELEEPMTLTQVVTRFTLRDMMERGESEEELDQVQLMTLHASKGLEFPYVFMVGMEEGFLPHQSSIDEDNIDEERRLAYVGITRAQKELIFTLCKERRQYGELVRPEPSRFLLELPQDDVIWEQERKVVSAEERMQKGQASIANIRAMMAKAKAK; translated from the coding sequence ATGCGTTTGAACCCCGGACAACAACAAGCCGTCGAATTCGTCACCGGACCTTGCCTGGTGCTGGCGGGAGCGGGTTCCGGCAAGACGCGTGTTATCACCAACAAAATCGCCCATCTGATCCGTGAATGTGGTTATCAGGCACGCCATATTGCGGCCGTGACCTTTACCAATAAGGCTGCGCGCGAGATGAAAGAGCGCGTGGCGCAAACGCTGGGTCGTAAAGAGGCGCGTGGGTTGATGATCTCCACCTTCCACACCCTGGGACTGGATATCATTAAGCGTGAATATGCGGCGCTGGGGATGAAGTCTAACTTCTCGTTGTTTGACGATACTGACCAGGTGGCCTTGCTCAAGGAACTGACCGAAGGGCTAATCGAAGACGATAAGCTTATCCTCCAGCAGTTGATCTCGACGATCTCCAACTGGAAAAACGATCTGATGACTCCGGCACAGGCGGCAGCCAGCGCCAAGGGTGAGCGCGATCGTATTTTTGCCCACTGCTATGGTCTGTATGACGCGCATATGAAGGCGTGTAACGTCCTCGATTTTGACGATCTGATCCTGCTTCCCACGCTGCTGCTACAGCGCAATGAAGAAGTGCGTGAGCGCTGGCAAAACAGAATCCGCTACCTGCTGGTGGATGAATATCAGGATACCAACACCAGCCAGTACGAGCTGGTGAAGTTGCTGGTAGGTAAACGCGCGCGCTTTACCGTCGTGGGCGATGACGATCAGTCGATCTACTCCTGGCGCGGCGCCCGTCCGCAGAACCTGGTACTGTTAAGCAAAGATTTTCCGGCTTTGCAGGTGGTGAAGCTGGAGCAAAACTACCGTTCATCAGGTCGCATCCTGAAGGCGGCGAACATCCTTATTGCGAACAATCCACACGTCTTTGAAAAGCGACTCTTTTCCGAGTTGGGTTACGGTGCTGAACTGAAGGTGCTGAGTGCCAATAATGAAGAGCACGAAGCGGAACGCGTGACCGGGGAATTAATAGCCCATCATTTTGTGAACAAGACGCAATATAAAGACTACGCCATCCTGTATCGCGGTAATCATCAGTCGCGCGTGTTCGAAAAGTTTCTAATGCAGAACCGTATCCCGTACAAAATTTCCGGCGGAACGTCGTTCTTCTCGCGTCCGGAGATTAAAGATCTGCTGGCCTACCTGCGCGTGCTGAGCAACCCGGATGACGATAGCGCATTTTTGCGTATCGTAAATACGCCAAAACGTGAAATCGGCCCGGCCACGCTGCAAAAGTTGGGGGAATGGGCGATGACACGTAATAAAAGCCTGTTTACCGCCAGCTTTGATATGGGGCTTAGCCAGACACTGACCGGGCGCGGGTATGATTCTCTGACTCGCTTTACGCACTGGCTGGGGGAAATTCAGCGTCTGGCGGAGCGTGAGCCGGTTGCCGCTGTGCGCGATCTTATCCACGGTATTGATTACGAATCCTGGCTGTATGAAACCTCGCCGAGCCCGAAAGCGGCTGAAATGCGTATGAAAAACGTCAATACGCTGTTCAGTTGGATGACGGAGATGCTGGAAGGCAGTGAGCTGGAAGAGCCAATGACCCTTACCCAGGTCGTTACCCGCTTTACCCTACGCGACATGATGGAGCGTGGAGAGAGTGAAGAAGAGCTGGATCAGGTGCAATTGATGACACTGCATGCCTCAAAAGGGCTGGAGTTCCCATACGTGTTTATGGTGGGAATGGAAGAAGGATTTTTGCCGCACCAGAGCAGTATCGATGAAGACAATATCGACGAAGAACGTCGTCTGGCTTATGTAGGGATTACGCGTGCACAAAAAGAGCTCATCTTCACGCTATGTAAAGAGCGTCGTCAGTACGGTGAGCTGGTGCGTCCGGAACCGAGTCGTTTCCTTCTGGAGCTGCCACAGGATGACGTTATCTGGGAGCAAGAGCGAAAAGTGGTGAGCGCAGAGGAGCGGATGCAAAAAGGGCAGGCCAGCATCGCTAATATTCGGGCAATGATGGCGAAAGCTAAAGCGAAGTAG
- the ppiC gene encoding peptidylprolyl isomerase PpiC, with the protein MAKTAAAVHILVKEEKLALDLLEQIKNGADFGKLAKKHSICPSGKRGGDLGEFRQGQMVPAFDKVVFSCPVLEPTGPLHTQFGYHIIKVLYRN; encoded by the coding sequence ATGGCAAAAACAGCAGCAGCAGTGCATATCCTTGTTAAAGAAGAGAAACTGGCACTGGATCTTCTGGAACAGATTAAAAACGGCGCAGACTTCGGCAAACTGGCGAAGAAACACTCTATCTGCCCATCAGGCAAACGCGGCGGTGATTTAGGTGAATTCCGTCAGGGCCAGATGGTTCCGGCGTTCGACAAAGTGGTCTTTTCCTGCCCAGTGCTGGAGCCAACCGGCCCGCTGCACACTCAGTTTGGTTACCACATCATTAAAGTACTGTACCGTAACTAA
- the ilvC gene encoding ketol-acid reductoisomerase, with protein sequence MANYFNTLNLRQQLAQLGKCRFMGRDEFADGASYLQGKKVVIVGCGAQGLNQGLNMRDSGLDISYALRKEAIAEKRASWRKATENGFKVGTYEELIPQADLVVNLTPDKQHSDVVRSVQPLMKDGAALGYSHGFNIVEVGEQIRKDITVVMVAPKCPGTEVREEYKRGFGVPTLIAVHPENDPKGEGMAIAKAWAAATGGHRAGVLESSFVAEVKSDLMGEQTILCGMLQAGSLLCFDKLVEEGTDPAYAEKLIQFGWETITEALKQGGITLMMDRLSNPAKLRAYALSEQLKEIMAPLFQKHMDDIISGEFSSGMMADWANDDKKLLTWREETGKTAFETAPQFEGKIGEQEYFDKGVLMIAMVKAGVELAFETMVDSGIIEESAYYESLHELPLIANTIARKRLYEMNVVISDTAEYGNYLFSYACVPLLKEFMTTLQTGDLGKAIAEGAVDNAQLRDVNEAIRSHAIEQVGKKLRGYMTDMKRIAVAG encoded by the coding sequence ATGGCTAACTACTTTAATACACTGAACCTGCGCCAGCAGCTGGCACAGCTGGGTAAATGTCGCTTTATGGGCCGCGACGAATTCGCCGATGGTGCGAGCTACCTTCAGGGTAAAAAAGTGGTCATCGTCGGCTGTGGCGCTCAGGGTCTGAACCAGGGCCTGAACATGCGTGACTCCGGTCTGGATATCTCCTACGCACTGCGTAAAGAAGCCATTGCTGAGAAGCGTGCTTCCTGGCGTAAAGCGACCGAAAACGGCTTCAAAGTGGGTACCTACGAAGAGCTGATCCCGCAGGCTGACCTGGTGGTTAACCTGACGCCAGACAAGCAGCACTCCGACGTTGTACGTTCGGTACAACCGCTGATGAAAGATGGCGCGGCGCTGGGCTATTCACACGGCTTCAACATCGTCGAAGTGGGCGAGCAGATCCGTAAAGACATCACCGTTGTGATGGTGGCACCGAAGTGCCCGGGTACTGAAGTTCGTGAAGAGTACAAACGTGGCTTCGGTGTACCGACCCTGATCGCCGTTCACCCGGAAAACGATCCGAAAGGCGAAGGTATGGCTATCGCCAAAGCCTGGGCTGCGGCCACCGGTGGTCACCGTGCGGGCGTGCTGGAGTCCTCCTTCGTTGCGGAAGTGAAATCTGATCTGATGGGTGAGCAGACTATCCTGTGCGGTATGCTGCAGGCAGGTTCTCTGCTGTGCTTCGATAAGCTGGTGGAAGAAGGTACTGACCCGGCATATGCTGAAAAACTGATTCAGTTCGGCTGGGAAACCATCACCGAAGCGCTGAAGCAGGGCGGCATCACCCTGATGATGGACCGTCTGTCTAACCCGGCGAAACTGCGTGCTTATGCGCTGTCCGAACAGCTGAAAGAGATTATGGCGCCGCTGTTCCAGAAACACATGGACGACATCATTTCCGGCGAATTCTCTTCCGGCATGATGGCTGACTGGGCTAACGACGATAAGAAACTGCTGACCTGGCGTGAAGAGACCGGTAAAACCGCGTTCGAAACCGCTCCGCAGTTTGAAGGTAAAATCGGTGAGCAGGAGTACTTCGATAAAGGCGTTCTGATGATTGCGATGGTGAAAGCGGGCGTTGAACTGGCGTTCGAAACCATGGTGGATTCCGGCATCATCGAAGAATCTGCTTACTACGAATCACTGCATGAACTGCCGCTGATCGCGAATACCATCGCCCGTAAGCGTCTGTACGAAATGAACGTGGTTATCTCCGATACCGCAGAATACGGCAACTACCTGTTCTCTTACGCTTGCGTACCGCTGCTGAAAGAGTTCATGACCACCCTGCAGACCGGCGACCTGGGCAAAGCGATTGCCGAAGGTGCGGTAGACAACGCGCAGCTGCGCGACGTGAACGAAGCGATTCGCAGCCACGCTATCGAGCAGGTTGGTAAGAAACTGCGCGGTTACATGACCGATATGAAACGCATTGCCGTTGCTGGCTAA